The following are encoded in a window of Corvus moneduloides isolate bCorMon1 chromosome 26, bCorMon1.pri, whole genome shotgun sequence genomic DNA:
- the MIEN1 gene encoding migration and invasion enhancer 1: MSGGAGDGNGDGNGAESGAERRVRIVVEYCEPCGFEATYQELASAVRDEYPDIEIESRLGGTGAFEIEINGQLVFSKLENGGFPYEKDLIEAIRRARNGEPLEKITNSRPPCVIL; the protein is encoded by the exons AtgagcggcggggccggggacGGGAACGGGGACGGGAACGGGGCCGAGAGTGGGGCCGAGCGGCGGGTCCGCATCGTGGTGGAGTACTG CGAGCCCTGCGGCTTTGAGGCCACGTACCAGGAGCTGGCGAGCGCCGTGCGGGACGAGTACCCCGACATCGAGATCGAGTCCAGGCTGGGGGGCACCG GTGCCTTCGAGATCGAGATCAATGGGCAGCTCGTCTTCTCCAAGCTGGAGAACGGGGGCTTTCCCTACGAGAAGGAC CTGATCGAGGCCATCCGCAGAGCCCGGAATGGGGAGCCCCTGGAGAAAATCACCAACAGCCGCCCCCCCTGCGTCATCCTGTAG
- the LOC116455896 gene encoding uncharacterized protein LOC116455896 has translation MRPPRIPHIPRGTLTSGPTPALRLWGHWKMLAEPCWAELCQAELCRAEPCRRRGEQEAERGGGGSAQTPPRVRPNQFWRPLPAPPHRPGIRARAAAPGAGGEGAAVGTAASPAAGTAPRALTHGRCQRPRGAVVLGHRPRSGASAKLPRSRTRGGATAPPARGTRNTHVAPTVAADAGAGGPRTPSRARGHRGHGGSAGGLGADKTSGAAVQSGRKWRIT, from the exons ATGAGACCCCCAAGAATCCCCCACATCCCACGTGGGACCCTCACCAGTGGCCCCACACCAGCACTGAGGCTCTGGGGGCACTGGAAGATGCTGGCTGAGCCGTGCTGGGCTGAGCTTTGCCAGGCCGAGCTTTGCCGGGCCGAGCCGTGCCGGCGCCGTGGGGAGCAGGAAGCCGAGCGTGGCGGCGGCGGCTCAGCCCAAACACCTCCTCGGGTCCGGCCAAACCAGTTCTGGCGGCCGCTCCCAGCTCCACCTCACCGCCCTGGCATCCGGGCCCGGGCGGCCGCGCCGGGAGCCGGGGGCGAGGGAGCCGCCGTGGGAAccgccgccagccccgccgCTGGCACAGCCCCCCGTGCCCTCACCCACGGCCGGTGCCAGCGCCCACGCGGTGCCGTGGTGCTCGGACACCGGCCACGCTCCGGTGCCAGCGCCAAACTGCCCCGCAGCAGGACCCGGGGAGGTGCCACGGCCCCGCCAGCACGTGGCACACGGAACACACACGTGGCACCCACGGTGGCAGCGGACGCCGGTGCCGGCGGCCCCAGGACACCGAGTAGAGCCAG GGGTCACCGGGGTCACGGCGGCTCCGCCGGAGGTCTCGGAGCAGACAAGACGAGCGGCGCGGCGGTGCAGAGCGGCCGGAAGTGGCGCATCACGTGA
- the GRB7 gene encoding growth factor receptor-bound protein 7 isoform X1: MEGGAQQNSLWEPPEQDGGPSERDAGEGPPEVKRSQPLFIHGSSRQLPQEEPRASSLPSIPNPFPELCSPSNSPILSSPALGQGPPREGTSHVVKVFGEDGACRSLEASAGTTARQLCETLVRRTRALHDHSWALVELHQHLALERCLEDHESVVEVQSSWAPGADSRFVFRKNFAKYELFKSNAQSLFPEVMVSSCLEANKSMAHSELIQNFLNSGSCPEVQGFLHLREAGRKVWKRFHFSLRRSGLYYSTKGTSKDPRHLQYFADLTESNIYYVTQGKKLYGTPTEFGFCIKPHKVRSGVKGLKLLCSEDEQSRSCWMAAFRLFKYGMQLYCNYQQAQARLSQPPWIGPTPLRSVSDNALVAMDFSGCTGRVIENPSEVLTAALEEAQAWRKKMTHRYSLPAACHSSPLSAAIHRTQPWFHGRISREDTQQLIGRQGLVDGVFLVRESQRNPKGFVLSLCHLQRIKHYLILPSEEEGRLYFTMDDGQTRFADLIQLVEFHQINRGILPCKLRHYCTCVAL, from the exons ATGGAGGGGGGGGCTCAGCAGAACAGCCTCTGGGAGCCCCCCGAGCAGGATGGGGGTCCCAGTGAGCGGGACGCGGGTGAGGGGCCACCCGAGGTCAAGCGCTCCCAGCCGCTCTTCATCCACGGCAGCAG CCGGCAGCTGCCACAGGAGGAGCCACGAGCGTCGTCACTGCCCAGCATCCCCAACCCCTTCCCCgagctctgcagcccctccaaCTCACCCATCCTGAGCAGCCcggccctgggacagggacccccccgCGAGGGCACCTCCCAC GTGGTGAAGGTGTTCGGCGAGGATGGCGCGTGCCGCTCGCTGGAGGCGTCGGCGGGGACCACGGCGCGGCAGCTCTGCGAGACCCTGGTGCGCAGGACGCGGGCGCTGCACGACCACAGCTGGGCCCTGGTGGAGCTGCACCAGCACCTGGCCCTGG aACGCTGCCTGGAGGACCATGAGTCGGTGGTGGAGGTGCAGAGCTCCTGGGCCCCAGGCGCCGACAGCCGCTTTGTGTTCCGCAAGAACTTCGCCAAGTACGAGCTCTTCAAGAGCAACGCG cagTCGCTGTTCCCTGAGGTGATGGTGTCCAGCTGCCTGGAGGCCAATAAGAGCATGGCACACTCCGAGCTCATCCAG AATTTCCTCAACTCCGGGAGCTGCCCCGAGGTCCAGGGCTTCCTGCATCTGCGGGAGGCCGGGCGCAAGGTCTGGAAGCGTTTCCACTTCTCCCTGCGCCGCTCAGGGCTCTACTACTCCACCAAGGGCACCTCCAAG gACCCCCGGCACCTCCAGTACTTTGCTGACCTCACCGAGTCCAACATCTACTACGTGACGCAGGGCAAGAAGCTCTACGGGACCCCCACCGAGTTTGGCTTCTGCATCAAG CCCCACAAGGTGCGGAGCGGTGTGAAGGGCCTGAAGCTGCTGTGCAGCGAGGACGAGCAGAGCCGCAGCTGCTGGATGGCCGCGTTCCGGCTCTTCAAG TATGGGATGCAGCTCTACTGCAACTACCAGCAAGCGCAGGCACGGCTGAGCCAACCCCCCTGGATCGGCCCCACGCCCCTG CGAAGCGTCTCGGATAATGCACTGGTGGCCATGGACTTCTCGGGGTGCACGGGCCGGGTGATCGAGAACCCCAGTGAGGTGCTGACTGCGGCCCTGGAGGAGGCACAGGCCTGGAGG AAGAAGATGACACACCGGTACAGCCTGCCCGCAGCCTGCCACAGCTCCCCACTCAGCGCCG ccaTCCACCGCACCCAGCCCTGGTTCCACGGGCGCATCTCCCGGGAGGACACCCAGCAGCTCATCGGCCGTCAGGGCTTGGTGGACGG GGTCTTCCTGGTGCGGGAGAGCCAGAGGAACCCCAAGGGCTTcgtgctgtccctgtgccacctgcaGCGCATCAAACACTACCTCATCCTGCCG AGCGAGGAGGAGGGTCGGCTCTACTTCACCATGGACGACGGGCAGACGCGGTTCGCCGACCTCATCCAGCTCGTGGAGTTCCACCAGATCAACCGCGGCATCCTGCCCTGCAAGCTGCGGCACTACTGCACCTGCGTGGCCCTCTGA
- the GRB7 gene encoding growth factor receptor-bound protein 7 isoform X3: MEGGAQQNSLWEPPEQDGGPSERDAGEGPPEVKRSQPLFIHGSSRQLPQEEPRASSLPSIPNPFPELCSPSNSPILSSPALGQGPPREGTSHVVKVFGEDGACRSLEASAGTTARQLCETLVRRTRALHDHSWALVELHQHLALERCLEDHESVVEVQSSWAPGADSRFVFRKNFAKYELFKSNAQSLFPEVMVSSCLEANKSMAHSELIQNFLNSGSCPEVQGFLHLREAGRKVWKRFHFSLRRSGLYYSTKGTSKDPRHLQYFADLTESNIYYVTQGKKLYGTPTEFGFCIKPHKVRSGVKGLKLLCSEDEQSRSCWMAAFRLFKYGMQLYCNYQQAQARLSQPPWIGPTPLRSVSDNALVAMDFSGCTGRVIENPSEVLTAALEEAQAWRKMTHRYSLPAACHSSPLSAAIHRTQPWFHGRISREDTQQLIGRQGLVDGVFLVRESQRNPKGFVLSLCHLQRIKHYLILPSEEEGRLYFTMDDGQTRFADLIQLVEFHQINRGILPCKLRHYCTCVAL, translated from the exons ATGGAGGGGGGGGCTCAGCAGAACAGCCTCTGGGAGCCCCCCGAGCAGGATGGGGGTCCCAGTGAGCGGGACGCGGGTGAGGGGCCACCCGAGGTCAAGCGCTCCCAGCCGCTCTTCATCCACGGCAGCAG CCGGCAGCTGCCACAGGAGGAGCCACGAGCGTCGTCACTGCCCAGCATCCCCAACCCCTTCCCCgagctctgcagcccctccaaCTCACCCATCCTGAGCAGCCcggccctgggacagggacccccccgCGAGGGCACCTCCCAC GTGGTGAAGGTGTTCGGCGAGGATGGCGCGTGCCGCTCGCTGGAGGCGTCGGCGGGGACCACGGCGCGGCAGCTCTGCGAGACCCTGGTGCGCAGGACGCGGGCGCTGCACGACCACAGCTGGGCCCTGGTGGAGCTGCACCAGCACCTGGCCCTGG aACGCTGCCTGGAGGACCATGAGTCGGTGGTGGAGGTGCAGAGCTCCTGGGCCCCAGGCGCCGACAGCCGCTTTGTGTTCCGCAAGAACTTCGCCAAGTACGAGCTCTTCAAGAGCAACGCG cagTCGCTGTTCCCTGAGGTGATGGTGTCCAGCTGCCTGGAGGCCAATAAGAGCATGGCACACTCCGAGCTCATCCAG AATTTCCTCAACTCCGGGAGCTGCCCCGAGGTCCAGGGCTTCCTGCATCTGCGGGAGGCCGGGCGCAAGGTCTGGAAGCGTTTCCACTTCTCCCTGCGCCGCTCAGGGCTCTACTACTCCACCAAGGGCACCTCCAAG gACCCCCGGCACCTCCAGTACTTTGCTGACCTCACCGAGTCCAACATCTACTACGTGACGCAGGGCAAGAAGCTCTACGGGACCCCCACCGAGTTTGGCTTCTGCATCAAG CCCCACAAGGTGCGGAGCGGTGTGAAGGGCCTGAAGCTGCTGTGCAGCGAGGACGAGCAGAGCCGCAGCTGCTGGATGGCCGCGTTCCGGCTCTTCAAG TATGGGATGCAGCTCTACTGCAACTACCAGCAAGCGCAGGCACGGCTGAGCCAACCCCCCTGGATCGGCCCCACGCCCCTG CGAAGCGTCTCGGATAATGCACTGGTGGCCATGGACTTCTCGGGGTGCACGGGCCGGGTGATCGAGAACCCCAGTGAGGTGCTGACTGCGGCCCTGGAGGAGGCACAGGCCTGGAGG AAGATGACACACCGGTACAGCCTGCCCGCAGCCTGCCACAGCTCCCCACTCAGCGCCG ccaTCCACCGCACCCAGCCCTGGTTCCACGGGCGCATCTCCCGGGAGGACACCCAGCAGCTCATCGGCCGTCAGGGCTTGGTGGACGG GGTCTTCCTGGTGCGGGAGAGCCAGAGGAACCCCAAGGGCTTcgtgctgtccctgtgccacctgcaGCGCATCAAACACTACCTCATCCTGCCG AGCGAGGAGGAGGGTCGGCTCTACTTCACCATGGACGACGGGCAGACGCGGTTCGCCGACCTCATCCAGCTCGTGGAGTTCCACCAGATCAACCGCGGCATCCTGCCCTGCAAGCTGCGGCACTACTGCACCTGCGTGGCCCTCTGA
- the GRB7 gene encoding growth factor receptor-bound protein 7 isoform X2, whose translation MEGGAQQNSLWEPPEQDGGPSERDAGEGPPEVKRSQPLFIHGSSRQLPQEEPRASSLPSIPNPFPELCSPSNSPILSSPALGQGPPREGTSHVVKVFGEDGACRSLEASAGTTARQLCETLVRRTRALHDHSWALVELHQHLALERCLEDHESVVEVQSSWAPGADSRFVFRKNFAKYELFKSNASLFPEVMVSSCLEANKSMAHSELIQNFLNSGSCPEVQGFLHLREAGRKVWKRFHFSLRRSGLYYSTKGTSKDPRHLQYFADLTESNIYYVTQGKKLYGTPTEFGFCIKPHKVRSGVKGLKLLCSEDEQSRSCWMAAFRLFKYGMQLYCNYQQAQARLSQPPWIGPTPLRSVSDNALVAMDFSGCTGRVIENPSEVLTAALEEAQAWRKKMTHRYSLPAACHSSPLSAAIHRTQPWFHGRISREDTQQLIGRQGLVDGVFLVRESQRNPKGFVLSLCHLQRIKHYLILPSEEEGRLYFTMDDGQTRFADLIQLVEFHQINRGILPCKLRHYCTCVAL comes from the exons ATGGAGGGGGGGGCTCAGCAGAACAGCCTCTGGGAGCCCCCCGAGCAGGATGGGGGTCCCAGTGAGCGGGACGCGGGTGAGGGGCCACCCGAGGTCAAGCGCTCCCAGCCGCTCTTCATCCACGGCAGCAG CCGGCAGCTGCCACAGGAGGAGCCACGAGCGTCGTCACTGCCCAGCATCCCCAACCCCTTCCCCgagctctgcagcccctccaaCTCACCCATCCTGAGCAGCCcggccctgggacagggacccccccgCGAGGGCACCTCCCAC GTGGTGAAGGTGTTCGGCGAGGATGGCGCGTGCCGCTCGCTGGAGGCGTCGGCGGGGACCACGGCGCGGCAGCTCTGCGAGACCCTGGTGCGCAGGACGCGGGCGCTGCACGACCACAGCTGGGCCCTGGTGGAGCTGCACCAGCACCTGGCCCTGG aACGCTGCCTGGAGGACCATGAGTCGGTGGTGGAGGTGCAGAGCTCCTGGGCCCCAGGCGCCGACAGCCGCTTTGTGTTCCGCAAGAACTTCGCCAAGTACGAGCTCTTCAAGAGCAACGCG TCGCTGTTCCCTGAGGTGATGGTGTCCAGCTGCCTGGAGGCCAATAAGAGCATGGCACACTCCGAGCTCATCCAG AATTTCCTCAACTCCGGGAGCTGCCCCGAGGTCCAGGGCTTCCTGCATCTGCGGGAGGCCGGGCGCAAGGTCTGGAAGCGTTTCCACTTCTCCCTGCGCCGCTCAGGGCTCTACTACTCCACCAAGGGCACCTCCAAG gACCCCCGGCACCTCCAGTACTTTGCTGACCTCACCGAGTCCAACATCTACTACGTGACGCAGGGCAAGAAGCTCTACGGGACCCCCACCGAGTTTGGCTTCTGCATCAAG CCCCACAAGGTGCGGAGCGGTGTGAAGGGCCTGAAGCTGCTGTGCAGCGAGGACGAGCAGAGCCGCAGCTGCTGGATGGCCGCGTTCCGGCTCTTCAAG TATGGGATGCAGCTCTACTGCAACTACCAGCAAGCGCAGGCACGGCTGAGCCAACCCCCCTGGATCGGCCCCACGCCCCTG CGAAGCGTCTCGGATAATGCACTGGTGGCCATGGACTTCTCGGGGTGCACGGGCCGGGTGATCGAGAACCCCAGTGAGGTGCTGACTGCGGCCCTGGAGGAGGCACAGGCCTGGAGG AAGAAGATGACACACCGGTACAGCCTGCCCGCAGCCTGCCACAGCTCCCCACTCAGCGCCG ccaTCCACCGCACCCAGCCCTGGTTCCACGGGCGCATCTCCCGGGAGGACACCCAGCAGCTCATCGGCCGTCAGGGCTTGGTGGACGG GGTCTTCCTGGTGCGGGAGAGCCAGAGGAACCCCAAGGGCTTcgtgctgtccctgtgccacctgcaGCGCATCAAACACTACCTCATCCTGCCG AGCGAGGAGGAGGGTCGGCTCTACTTCACCATGGACGACGGGCAGACGCGGTTCGCCGACCTCATCCAGCTCGTGGAGTTCCACCAGATCAACCGCGGCATCCTGCCCTGCAAGCTGCGGCACTACTGCACCTGCGTGGCCCTCTGA
- the LOC116455887 gene encoding retinol dehydrogenase 8-like: MAPKTVLITGCSSGIGLALAVRLAQDKQRRFRVIATMRNVGRSGALAAAAGPALGRTLEIKQLDVCDEGSIRACLDSIPGRHVDILVSNAGVGMAGPLECQSLTAMQSLMDTNFFGLVRLVKEVLPDMKRRRGGHIVVISSIMGLQGIVFNDIYSASKFAVEGFCESLVVQALRFNVAISLVEPGPVMTEFETKLYEEAERADYSRTDPETAEIFTKLYLRSSKDVFTSIGQTPEDIAEHTLRVIEAARPPFRHQTNVAYTPMAALKHADPSGALITDAFYKLVFKYDTVLRFSLRAIRLLRWKAQKVKAGVRLLGFK; the protein is encoded by the exons ATGGCTCCCAAGACGGTGCTGATCACCGGCTGCTCCTCCGGCATCGGGCTGGCGCTGGCCGTGCGCCTGGCGCAGGACAAGCAGCGCCGCTTCCGAG TCATCGCCACCATGAGGAACGTGGGCAGGAGCGGggcgctggcggcggcggcggggccggcgctggGCCGGACGCTGGAGATCAAACAGCTGGACGTGTGTGACGAGGGCTCCATCCGCGCCTGCCTCGACAGCATCCCCGGGCGCCACGTCGACATCCTGG TCAGCAATGCCGGGGTGGGCATGGCGGGACCCCTGGAGTGCCAAAGCCTGACAGCCATGCAGAGCCTTATGGACACCAACTTCTTCGGCCTCGTCCGCCTGGTCAAGGAGGTGCTGCCCGACATGAAGCGGCGCCGCGGGGGCCACATCGTCGTCATCAGCAGCATCATGGGCCTGCAGG GCATCGTCTTCAACGACATCTACTCAGCCTCCAAGTTTGCGGTGGAGGGTTTCTGCGAGAGCCTGGTGGTGCAGGCGCTGCGCTTCAACGTGGC gATCAGCCTGGTGGAGCCGGGGCCGGTGATGACGGAATTCGAGACGAAGTTGTATGAGGAAGCTGAACGCGCCGACTACTCACGGACTGACCCCGAGACGGCCGAAATCTTCACCAAGCTCTACCTGAGGAGCTCCAAGGATGTGTTCACCAGCATTGGCCAGACCCCCGAGGACATCGCAGAG CACACCCTGCGGGTGATCGAGGCGGCGCGGCCGCCGTTCCGGCACCAGACCAACGTGGCGTACACGCCGATGGCCGCGCTCAAACACGCCGACCCCAGCGGCGCCCTCATCACCGACGCCTTCTACAAGCTGGTGTTCAAGTACGACACGGTGCTGCGGTTCAGCCTCCGCGCCATCCGCCTGCTCCGGTGGAAGGCACAGAAGGTCAAGGCGGGTGTGCGGCTCCTGGGCTTCAAATAA